Proteins encoded in a region of the Chloroflexota bacterium genome:
- the dnaA gene encoding chromosomal replication initiator protein DnaA has product MPHQGAWDAGAYEEDSVEKQAVQVWQTVLGQLQMEMPKAAFDTWVRDTRPVDLHDGKLVVGVHNAYARDWLESRLRSTVRRKLAGLLAKPVDVDFVVWTEESLTRRSGEEAVALNPNGHAQGPQPRSRARTAALPPSHSAAAINPRYTFENFVVGSNNRLAHAASMAVAENPANAYNPLFLYGGVGLGKTHLLHAIGNACLAQGLVVRYVSSEEFTNDLINAIRIHDTEAFRDKYRKVDVLLIDDIQFIAGKESTQEEFFHTFNTLHGQNKQVVLTSDRPPKALVTLEERLRSRFEWGLTADIQPPDFETRVAILRFKAEEAGKTVPMEILETIARYMHTNIRELEGALTRVLAYAELRGMPLTPQLVEAALADMLPRRQEIAPERILQAVAEAFGVSVERLRSKSRAHKVALPRQVAMYLLREDAKLSLPQIGELLGGRDHTTVKYGYEKIADKIESDERLRRDVLLLREKLYRRSTPLRA; this is encoded by the coding sequence ATGCCCCACCAGGGGGCGTGGGATGCTGGAGCATACGAGGAGGACAGCGTGGAAAAGCAAGCCGTTCAAGTCTGGCAAACCGTGTTGGGCCAGCTCCAGATGGAGATGCCCAAAGCCGCTTTTGATACCTGGGTGCGCGACACCCGGCCAGTTGATTTGCACGATGGCAAACTGGTGGTCGGCGTTCATAACGCTTATGCTCGCGATTGGCTGGAAAGCCGTTTGCGCAGCACGGTGCGCCGCAAGTTGGCCGGGCTGCTTGCCAAGCCTGTGGATGTGGATTTCGTGGTGTGGACGGAGGAATCTTTGACGAGACGGTCGGGGGAAGAAGCCGTGGCCTTGAACCCCAACGGCCATGCTCAGGGGCCGCAGCCGCGCTCGCGCGCCCGCACGGCTGCGCTGCCGCCTTCCCACAGCGCGGCGGCCATCAACCCGCGCTACACGTTCGAGAACTTCGTGGTGGGTTCCAACAACCGCCTGGCCCATGCAGCCAGCATGGCCGTGGCTGAGAATCCTGCCAATGCTTACAACCCTCTCTTCCTCTACGGCGGCGTCGGTTTGGGCAAAACTCACCTCCTCCACGCCATCGGCAACGCCTGCCTCGCCCAGGGGCTGGTGGTGCGCTACGTTTCCTCGGAAGAGTTCACCAACGACCTTATCAATGCCATTCGCATCCACGACACCGAGGCTTTCCGCGACAAATACCGCAAGGTAGATGTGCTCCTCATTGACGATATTCAGTTCATTGCCGGTAAAGAATCCACGCAGGAAGAGTTTTTCCACACTTTCAACACCCTGCACGGCCAGAACAAGCAGGTTGTGCTGACCTCCGACCGTCCTCCGAAGGCGCTGGTGACGCTGGAAGAGCGGCTGCGTTCTCGCTTTGAATGGGGGCTGACCGCCGATATTCAGCCGCCCGATTTCGAAACCCGTGTGGCGATTTTGCGTTTCAAGGCTGAAGAGGCGGGTAAGACCGTGCCGATGGAGATTTTGGAAACCATTGCCCGCTACATGCACACCAACATCCGTGAGCTGGAAGGTGCGCTCACGCGGGTGCTGGCTTATGCCGAGTTGCGGGGGATGCCGCTGACGCCCCAACTGGTGGAAGCCGCCCTGGCCGACATGCTGCCTCGCCGTCAGGAAATTGCCCCCGAGCGCATTTTGCAGGCCGTAGCCGAGGCTTTTGGTGTCAGTGTAGAGCGCCTGCGCAGCAAAAGCCGCGCCCACAAAGTAGCGCTGCCCCGCCAGGTGGCGATGTATCTGCTGCGGGAAGACGCGAAGCTTTCCCTGCCGCAAATCGGTGAACTGCTGGGCGGCCGCGACCACACCACGGTGAAGTACGGCTACGAAAAAATTGCCGATAAAATCGAAAGCGACGAGCGTTTGCGCC